The following are encoded in a window of Chionomys nivalis chromosome X, mChiNiv1.1, whole genome shotgun sequence genomic DNA:
- the Sox3 gene encoding transcription factor SOX-3: protein MRPARENASGERSPRVPADFARSTPASLPFPPDSPAHRPPNATPTESPGLFTVAAPAPGAPSPPATLAHLLPAPAMYSLLETELKNPVGPPTPTAATGGPAAPGGAGKSSANPASGANAGSGGANGGGGGSDQDRVKRPMNAFMVWSRGQRRKMALENPKMHNSEISKRLGADWKLLTDAEKRPFIDEAKRLRAVHMKEYPDYKYRPRRKTKTLLKKDKYSLPGGLLPPGAAAAAAAAAAAAAANSPVGVGQRLDTYSHVNGWANGAYSLVQEQLGYAQPPSMSSPPPPPALPQMHRYDMAGLQYSPMMPPGAQSYMNAAAAAAAASGYGGMAPSAAAAAAAAYGQQPATAAAAAAAAAAMSLGPMGSVVKSEPSSPPPAIASHSQRACLGDLRDMISMYLPPGGDAADAASPLPGGRLHGVHQHYQGAGTAVNGTVPLTHI, encoded by the coding sequence ATGCGACCAGCTCGAGAGAACGCATCAGGTGAGAGAAGCCCGCGCGTTCCCGCCGACTTCGCGCGGAGCACTCCCGCAAGCCTGCCCTTCCCGCCCGACTCTCCGGCCCACCGGCCCCCAAACGCCACTCCGACGGAGTCCCCCGGCCTTTTCACCGTGGCCGCTCCAGCCCCTGGAGCGCCTTCTCCTCCCGCCACGCTGGCGCACCTTCTTCCCGCCCCGGCAATGTACAGcctgctggagactgaactcaagaACCCCGTAGGGCCGCCCACCCCAACAGCGGCCACCGGCGGCCCCGCAGCCCCGGGCGGTGCAGGCAAGAGTAGCGCAAACCCAGCCAGCGGCGCGAACGCAGGCAGCGGTGGCGCGAACGGCGGCGGCGGGGGCAGCGACCAGGATCGCGTAAAGCGGCCCATGAATGCTTTCATGGTCTGGTCCCGCGGGCAGCGGCGCAAGATGGCCCTGGAGAACCCCAAGATGCACAACTCTGAAATCAGCAAGCGCTTGGGCGCCGACTGGAAACTGCTGACCGACGCCGAGAAGCGGCCTTTCATCGACGAGGCCAAGCGACTGCGTGCGGTGCACATGAAGGAGTATCCGGACTACAAGTACCGGCCGCGCCGCAAGACCAAGACGCTGCTCAAGAAGGACAAGTACTCCCTGCCCGGCGGCCTCCTGCCCCCGGGCGCCGCCGCCGCAGCGGCCGCGGCAGCCGCCGCCGCGGCCGCCAACAGCCCAGTGGGCGTGGGTCAGCGCCTGGACACGTACTCGCACGTGAACGGCTGGGCCAACGGCGCGTACTCGCTGGTGCAGGAGCAACTGGGCTACGCGCAGCCCCCGAGCATGAGcagcccgccgccgccgcccgcgctACCGCAGATGCACCGCTACGACATGGCTGGCCTGCAGTACAGCCCCATGATGCCACCCGGCGCCCAGAGCTACATGAACGCCGCGGCCGCCGCGGCCGCCGCCTCGGGCTATGGAGGCATGGCGCCTTCGGCCGCCGCCGCGGCCGCTGCCGCCTACGGGCAACAGCCCGCCACCGCTGCCGCCGCGGCCGCAGCTGCTGCCGCCATGAGCCTGGGCCCCATGGGCTCCGTGGTGAAGTCGGAGCCCAGCTCACCGCCGCCCGCCATCGCTTCGCACTCGCAGCGCGCGTGCCTTGGCGACCTGCGCGACATGATCAGCATGTACCTGCCACCTGGCGGGGATGCGGCTGACGCCGCCTCTCCACTGCCGGGCGGCCGACTGCACGGCGTACACCAGCACTACCAGGGCGCCGGGACTGCGGTCAATGGAACGGTGCCGCTGACCCACATCTGA